The Candidatus Methylomirabilota bacterium genome contains a region encoding:
- a CDS encoding TerC family protein has translation MNLAELATAEFWARWVAIVILDLTLAGDNALVIALAVRNLPKRQQWQGRLWGTGGAVALRVLFIGVITFLLRIPLLQAIGGLVLLWIAVKLLAQEAAGDHKVRHGTTLFEAIWIIILADVIMSLDNVLAVAAAAHGDMLLVVFGVGLSIPIVIWGSGILARLMTRFRWIVDLGAGILGWVAGEMLLKDEVVRGWLGEGGVEALHWVLPMSFGIGVIAVGRWRVTRRSRRAPARKAS, from the coding sequence GTGAACCTGGCCGAACTCGCGACCGCCGAGTTCTGGGCTCGCTGGGTCGCCATCGTGATTCTCGACCTCACGCTGGCCGGCGACAACGCGCTGGTGATCGCGCTCGCGGTCCGGAACCTGCCGAAGCGGCAGCAGTGGCAGGGCCGCCTGTGGGGAACGGGCGGGGCCGTCGCGCTGCGGGTCCTGTTCATCGGGGTCATCACGTTCCTTCTCCGGATCCCGCTGCTCCAGGCGATCGGCGGCCTGGTGCTGCTGTGGATCGCGGTGAAGCTGCTCGCCCAGGAGGCGGCGGGGGACCACAAGGTCCGCCACGGGACGACCCTGTTCGAGGCGATCTGGATCATCATCCTGGCCGACGTCATCATGAGCCTGGACAACGTGCTGGCGGTGGCCGCCGCCGCCCACGGCGACATGCTCCTGGTCGTCTTCGGGGTCGGTCTGTCGATTCCCATCGTGATCTGGGGCAGTGGGATCCTGGCCCGGCTGATGACTCGGTTCCGCTGGATCGTGGACCTGGGGGCCGGCATCCTCGGCTGGGTGGCCGGCGAGATGCTGCTCAAAGATGAAGTCGTGCGCGGCTGGCTCGGGGAAGGCGGGGTGGAGGCGCTCCACTGGGTCCTGCCCATGAGCTTCGGGATCGGCGTCATCGCGGTGGGGCGGTGGCGAGTGACCCGGCGGTCGCGCCGGGCTCCTGCGCGGAAGGCGTCGTGA
- a CDS encoding cytidylate kinase family protein, translating to MPIIAMTKEMGSLGTLIGLEAARQLGYEFLRNEVIKAAAHEYRVLEAGLIGAVERPAGVFERLRPRAARYAAYLRAAVLEAALRDEVLFMGRWSTMFLGGVRHAVRVRVCAPVEVRAQRIMTRLRVDHAEAVQRISAYDEGVRGRLRQIFGVDWTDPLLYDLVINTEAVTQESGVRQVVALAGAPEFQPTEESRAALWNQAVAARVQATLKANAVTAAVDVDVQVTDGQARLAGIVASDDERDSVLSVARGVRGVVGVTSEVKVFKRPVR from the coding sequence ATGCCGATCATCGCGATGACCAAGGAGATGGGCAGCCTCGGCACGCTCATCGGACTGGAGGCCGCCCGGCAGCTCGGCTACGAGTTCCTCCGGAACGAGGTCATCAAGGCCGCCGCCCACGAGTACCGGGTGCTGGAAGCGGGCCTGATCGGGGCGGTGGAGCGGCCGGCCGGGGTCTTCGAGCGCCTCCGCCCCCGGGCCGCGCGGTACGCGGCATACCTGCGGGCGGCCGTGCTGGAGGCTGCGCTGCGGGACGAGGTCCTCTTCATGGGACGCTGGTCGACGATGTTCCTCGGCGGCGTCCGCCACGCGGTGCGGGTACGCGTCTGCGCTCCCGTGGAGGTGCGGGCCCAGCGGATCATGACGCGCCTCCGGGTCGACCACGCGGAGGCCGTCCAGCGCATCAGCGCCTACGACGAAGGCGTGCGGGGGCGCCTGCGCCAGATCTTCGGGGTCGACTGGACCGACCCCTTGCTCTACGATCTCGTCATCAACACCGAAGCCGTCACCCAGGAGTCCGGGGTGCGACAGGTGGTGGCCCTGGCCGGAGCCCCGGAGTTCCAGCCGACCGAGGAGTCGCGGGCCGCCCTGTGGAACCAGGCGGTGGCCGCGCGGGTCCAGGCGACCCTCAAGGCGAACGCGGTGACGGCCGCCGTCGACGTCGACGTCCAGGTGACCGACGGCCAGGCGCGCCTGGCCGGAATCGTCGCCTCGGACGACGAGCGCGACTCGGTGCTGTCGGTGGCCCGGGGCGTCCGGGGCGTGGTGGGCGTGACGAGCGAGGTGAAGGTCTTCAAGAGGCCCGTCCGGTGA